The Borrelia hispanica CRI genomic interval TTTTCACTTTCACTTACAAGCCTTTTGGGATTGCTTTCGAATGTTGCATTGTGAAATATCTGCCCTTGGTCTGTTATTTTGAAATTATTATCTTTTATGTGTATGTGTCCTTTTTCTCCAATAACAGGGTATCCATCTTTTGTAATAAGTATGCCTTCTCGTCCAAGTGTAAAAGAGCCATTTCTTGTATATCTTTCTCCTTCAGGTGTTTGTACAACAAAAAAGCCTTCTTCGGTTAATGCTAAGTCAAGAGGATTGCCAGTTATCTTTAGTGGTCCTTGTTCAAAGGATGTGTATATTTCGTTTTCTTCAACTCCTGTTCCAAGCTTTCCAACAATAGGTGCTGTTTCTAGATATCCTTTAGGAAATTTATAAAGGCCATCATCATTAGTCCGTCTAATTAGCATTTCAGGAAAAGCTTTTTGAACAGATAAATCTTTTTTATATCCTGTAAGGTCAATATTTGCTAAGTTGTTGGCTATAACTTCTAATCTATGT includes:
- the flgF gene encoding flagellar basal-body rod protein FlgF — translated: MVRGIYTAASGMIAQRHRLEVIANNLANIDLTGYKKDLSVQKAFPEMLIRRTNDDGLYKFPKGYLETAPIVGKLGTGVEENEIYTSFEQGPLKITGNPLDLALTEEGFFVVQTPEGERYTRNGSFTLGREGILITKDGYPVIGEKGHIHIKDNNFKITDQGQIFHNATFESNPKRLVSESENSWENYELLDNLKIVNFEKTRFLKKQGSSLWYSTEISGKAKNIPINLRPKIESGVLECSNVNAINEMVSMITVNRVYEANQKTIQTEDALLGKLINEIGKF